A stretch of the Papaver somniferum cultivar HN1 chromosome 6, ASM357369v1, whole genome shotgun sequence genome encodes the following:
- the LOC113288256 gene encoding cell wall / vacuolar inhibitor of fructosidase 2-like yields LYFVRCAPIAILFCTTTVSYYILDPKQDSLHQRLRIHTSTTYIRISNGISSTAGKKLNKLVDSICNQTPNHKFCVDAIYTDPRASEADIILLAYISFGLAYTNATNILSFITDHHLLVDNQKNGSHGSPALAEGLKQCSLDYKKAVTALEVALNDLDSDTYDLEESAGVLAQSAVHCEHSLKPTMTISSSLHSQLTRRNRDLKLLGGICSVISSRLFN; encoded by the exons TTATATTTTGTCCGCTGTGCGCCGATTGCTATACTCTTTTGTACTACCACCGTGAGTTATTATATATTAGATCCTAAACAAGATTCACTTCATCAGAGATTAAGAATTCATACGAGTACTACATACATCCGCATCTCAAATGG TATCAGTAGCACGGCAGGAAAAAAACTCAACAAGCTTGtagattcaatctgcaatcaaacccCAAATCATAAGTTCTGTGTCGACGCCATATACACCGATCCTCGTGCTTCAGAAGCTGATATAATTCTGCTCGCTTATATCTCTTTCGGTTTAGCATACACCAACGCTACAAACATCCTATCCTTCATTACTGATCATCACTTGTTAGTTGATAATCAAAAGAATGGGTCTCACGGTTCCCCGGCTTTAGCAGAGGGTCTAAAACAATGCAGCCTTGATTACAAAAAGGCCGTGACTGCGCTTGAAGTAGCCCTCAACGACTTGGATTCAGATACTTATGACCTTGAAGAGTCCGCCGGTGTTCTTGCTCAGTCCGCAGTGCATTGTGAACATAGCTTGAAGCCAACTATGACGATTTCTTCATCATTGCATTCCCAGTTGACTAGGAGGAATAGAGATTTGAAACTACTGGGTGGAATTTGTTCTGTGATCTCATCAAGGCTCTTTAATTGA